GCTACTTTGTGTAGTAGCAAACATCACATTTGTGCATATTTAAGTTTAAAGTTCTAAATATTTAAAGATAAATTCTTTGTGCCAATTTTTATCTATATTTCCATTACCTAATCTAAATTTGTCAAGGTGAAATATGTCAATTCAAGACACCGTATCTAATTGGGAAGAACTATTAGAAATTGCCAAAAAAAATACACCTGCTCGACGGGTGCGTAGACCAGGGCAATCCCCTTCCACCGCTCCCATTCCTAGCAGCCTTCATAAACTACCACCAGATACAGAACCGCCAGTATTGCTCTACCGCGATACTAACTCTTGGTGTCCATTTTGCGAACGGGTTTGGTTTGCTCTTGAAGAAAAAGAAATTCCCTTTGCAACGGAGTTTATTGACTTAACGAACAAGCCTAAATGGTATACGGATTTAGTTCCTACAACCCTTGTTCCGGCTGCCAGAATTGAAGGAAAGTTAGTCTATGAATCTAAAGATATTCTGTTAGCACTAGAAGAACAATTTGGTTCAACTTTGCTTCCTGAAGACCCAGAAGAAAACGCTGTTGCTAGGCTGTGGCTTGAAGAAGCTGAAACCAATGGTGTGAGAGATATCGCTTACAAATTTCTCCGACAAGCCCCGGAAGATCCTAATGAATTAGCAAGCCTACAGACAGCTTTTGAAGCTAAATTAGACGAACTTGAGCAACTTCTAGGAAAGTATTCTGGCCCCTACTTTTTGTCAACATTTAGCTTGGTAGATATTACCTATAGCCCCCATTTAGATCGCTTGGCGGCTAACTTACCTGTTTATCGGGGATATCACCTCAAGGGAAATCCTCGGTATCCTCGCATCAACGCTTGGTTTGAAGCACTCAAACAGCGTCCTGCTTATCACCGCGTCAAATCGGATGATACCACCAACAATTTACTTTTGCGTCGTCGATGGGGTGTGATACCAATCAGCAATCCTTTGCCCCCAGACCCAGAAATTAGCCAGGAAATCCAATTTAGGGCAGAGGCAGCTGAGAGATTGACTGATAACCGAGAAGTTGCTTTAGGAGACATCCTGAAAAACTCCGGGGTGCAAACATTGGCCGTTAATGGCGACACAACAGCCGTTAAAGAAGCGGTTGATTTCCACCTCAGATTGCTGGCTGACTATCTGATTAATGGCAATGGTGCAGCATTACCGTGGGGGCGCGTG
The Nostoc punctiforme PCC 73102 genome window above contains:
- a CDS encoding glutathione S-transferase family protein — encoded protein: MSIQDTVSNWEELLEIAKKNTPARRVRRPGQSPSTAPIPSSLHKLPPDTEPPVLLYRDTNSWCPFCERVWFALEEKEIPFATEFIDLTNKPKWYTDLVPTTLVPAARIEGKLVYESKDILLALEEQFGSTLLPEDPEENAVARLWLEEAETNGVRDIAYKFLRQAPEDPNELASLQTAFEAKLDELEQLLGKYSGPYFLSTFSLVDITYSPHLDRLAANLPVYRGYHLKGNPRYPRINAWFEALKQRPAYHRVKSDDTTNNLLLRRRWGVIPISNPLPPDPEISQEIQFRAEAAERLTDNREVALGDILKNSGVQTLAVNGDTTAVKEAVDFHLRLLADYLINGNGAALPWGRVGGKDNADPTIAAVGAITLAYVRNRICAPRDMSAGAATAFRAAADKVLASLY